TGAGATTATATGTCACAATAGATTCACTTCTCCTGCACCGTGCTATGTCATCTCCTTTTGCAAAGCGATGTTCAGGCGCGGGAGCGATGGCATAATTTCAAAGAGAGAAAAAAAGATTTCATTTGTGCATTGTGTTGCCGACTATATAAGAGGTGCTCAGGGTGTCTGAGGGAGAACCGTGATGCCGAAGGAAATCGAACGGAAGTTTCTGGTGAAAGACGACAGCTGGCGCGCCCTCGCCGGGGAGGGGAAAGCTTACCGGCAGGGATACCTCTCCCTCGACAAGGAGCGCATCGTTCGGGTCAGGGTTGTGGGAGAGATGGCGGTCATCACCATCAAGGGGGCGCGACACGGGAACACCGCTCTCGAGTACGAGTACCCGCTCCCTCTTTTCGACGCCGAGGAGATGCTGCAGAATCTGTGTGTTCCCCCTCTCATCGAGAAGGTGCGTTACGAGGTGATGCACAGCGGGTTGAAGTGGGAAGTCGATGTGTTTTCCGGGGAGAACGCAGGCCTTATCGTGGCGGAGGTTGAGCTGGAGGATGCCGGACAGCACGTGGAGCTTCCCCCCTGGGCAGGGGACGAGGTGAGCGACGACAGGCGCTATGCCAATGCGAGCCTGGTGCTGCACCCATACAGCAAGTGGCAGTGATCCCGTTGTCCCAGGAGGCGCGCCCGTGTTCGAATCCGCAGAGCTCGGCCACAAGATTGACGAAGCGGCGTACAAGCGGGAAGTCCCGGCACTGAGACGGGAGCTCCTTGATGCGCAGTACGAGCTTCTCGAGTCCCGCAAGTTCCCGGTGCTCATTCTCATCGCCGGCGTCGACTGCGCCGGGAAGGGGGAGACGGTAAATCTCCTCAACGAGTGGATGGATCCCCGCCACATCGAGACGCACGCGCTGCGAGACCTCACGGACGAAGAGCGGGAGCTCCCGCCGCTGTGGCGCTACTGGCGGGCGCTCCCCCCGAAGGGGAAGATCGCTATCTTCATCGGCACCTGGTACTCCGCACCCCTGGTGGAAAACGTGTACGGGCAGATAAAGAACGCGGAGCTCGACCAGCGCCTGGAGCGGATCGTGCGCTTTGAAAAGGAGTTGAGCGACGAAGGTGGTCTGATTCTCAAGTTCTGGCTGCATCTTTCCGATAAACAGCAGAAAATACGGCTGAAGGAGCTGGAGAAGGACCCGCGCACCAGGTGGCGCGTCACCGAGACGGACTGGGAGCACTACAAGCTCTATGACAAGTTTCACCAGGTCTCCGAGCGGATGCTGCGCAGTACCAGCACCGCGAGCTCTCCCTGGATCATCGTGGAAGGGAGCGATCCCCGCTACCGCAGTCTGGCCATAGCAAAGACGATCCAGCAGGCGCTGCGCCAGCGGCTCGACGCACAAAACGGCAAGCCGGCGCACGATTACTTTCCGCCGGTCACCACCGCGATTGACGGGCTGTGCATCATCGGCGCGCTCGATCTTACGAAGTCGCTCCCGAAGGCACGCTACGAGGACGAGCTGGCAAAGTGGCAGGGGACGCTTAATCTTCTTTCCCGCCACCCCGATTTCAACAAGATCTCAGTGGTGGCGGTCTTTGAGGGGAACGATGCGGCAGGGAAGGGGGGAGCGATCCGGCGCGTCACGCAGGCGCTCGACGCCCGGCAGTATCGGGTCGTCCCAATATCCTCACCGACGGAAGAGGAGAGCCTGCAGCCGTACCTGTGGCGCTTCTGGCGCAAGCTTCCCCGCCGAGGGCGTTTCGCCGTCTTTGACCGCTCCTGGTACGGCAGGGTCCTTGTGGAGCGGGTCGAGCACCTTGCCTCCGACGCGGACTGGACGCGCG
The DNA window shown above is from Geomonas sp. RF6 and carries:
- the pap gene encoding polyphosphate:AMP phosphotransferase — encoded protein: MFESAELGHKIDEAAYKREVPALRRELLDAQYELLESRKFPVLILIAGVDCAGKGETVNLLNEWMDPRHIETHALRDLTDEERELPPLWRYWRALPPKGKIAIFIGTWYSAPLVENVYGQIKNAELDQRLERIVRFEKELSDEGGLILKFWLHLSDKQQKIRLKELEKDPRTRWRVTETDWEHYKLYDKFHQVSERMLRSTSTASSPWIIVEGSDPRYRSLAIAKTIQQALRQRLDAQNGKPAHDYFPPVTTAIDGLCIIGALDLTKSLPKARYEDELAKWQGTLNLLSRHPDFNKISVVAVFEGNDAAGKGGAIRRVTQALDARQYRVVPISSPTEEESLQPYLWRFWRKLPRRGRFAVFDRSWYGRVLVERVEHLASDADWTRAYSEINDFEEQLVRHHMIVVKFWLAISKDEQLRRFEEREKVEFKRFKITQDDWRNREKWDEYKTAVCEMVDRTSTEIAPWVLVEANDKYYARIKVLKTLCRRIESALQAL
- a CDS encoding CYTH domain-containing protein, which codes for MPKEIERKFLVKDDSWRALAGEGKAYRQGYLSLDKERIVRVRVVGEMAVITIKGARHGNTALEYEYPLPLFDAEEMLQNLCVPPLIEKVRYEVMHSGLKWEVDVFSGENAGLIVAEVELEDAGQHVELPPWAGDEVSDDRRYANASLVLHPYSKWQ